One Molothrus ater isolate BHLD 08-10-18 breed brown headed cowbird chromosome 4, BPBGC_Mater_1.1, whole genome shotgun sequence genomic window carries:
- the CBR4 gene encoding 3-oxoacyl-[acyl-carrier-protein] reductase isoform X2, with translation MGKVCAVFGGSRGIGRAVAELLAQKGCRLAILARNLDVAQSTARHLGAGHLALSCDVSSEQEVQKAFEEMQRNLGPINYLVNAAGINRDGLLLRTKTEDMIAQIHTNLLGTMLTCKAALKVMIQQQGGAIVNIGSIVGLKGNPGQSVYSATKAGLVGFSRSLAKEVAKKQIRVNVVAPGFIHTEMTAHLEEDQLKKSIPLGRFGEPHEVAQAVVFLLESPYITGSVLVVDGGLQLMT, from the exons ATGGGCAAGGTGTGTGCTGTTTTTGGAGGATCCCGTGGGAtaggcagagctgtggcagagctcCTGGCGCAGAAGGGCTGCCGCCTGGCCATCCTTGCCAGGAACCTGGACGTGGCCCAGAGCACTGCCCGTCACCTTGGTG CAGGACATCTGGCACTTAGCTGTGATGTATCCAGTGAACAAGAAGTCCAAAAGGCTTTTGAGGAGATGCAGAGGAATTTGGGTCCTATTAACTACTTGGTTAATGCAGCTGGGATCAACAG GGATGGTTTGCTACTGAGAACCAAGACTGAAGATATGATAGCCCAGATTCACACGAACCTTTTGGGAACAATGTTGACATGCAAGGCTGCTCTAAAGGTCATGAttcagcagcagggaggtgctATTGTCAATATAG gGAGTATTGTAGGACTTAAAGGCAACCCTGGTCAAAGTGTGTATAGTGCTACCAAAGCAGGATTAGTTGGATTTTCACGCTCTCTTGCTAAAGAAGTAGCAAAAAAGCAAATTCGAGTCAACGTTGTTGCTCCAG GCTTTATTCACACAGAGATGACAGCTCATTTGGAAGAAGATCAGCTGAAGAAATCAATTCCCCTTGGAAGATTTGGAGAGCCTCATGAAGTTGCACAAGCTGTTGTCTTTCTTCTAGAATCCCCATATATTACAGGGAGTGTTCTGGTTGTAGATGGAGGCTTGCAGCTTATGACCTAA
- the CBR4 gene encoding 3-oxoacyl-[acyl-carrier-protein] reductase isoform X1: protein MTPAAAFPSRVPAPGSLCGVSVLKHKLYVLCCSVWILLKMGKVCAVFGGSRGIGRAVAELLAQKGCRLAILARNLDVAQSTARHLGAGHLALSCDVSSEQEVQKAFEEMQRNLGPINYLVNAAGINRDGLLLRTKTEDMIAQIHTNLLGTMLTCKAALKVMIQQQGGAIVNIGSIVGLKGNPGQSVYSATKAGLVGFSRSLAKEVAKKQIRVNVVAPGFIHTEMTAHLEEDQLKKSIPLGRFGEPHEVAQAVVFLLESPYITGSVLVVDGGLQLMT, encoded by the exons ATgactcctgctgcagcttttccctcccgagtcccagctccagggagcctGTGTGGCGTTTCTGTGTTAAAGCACAAACTGTATGTACTGTGTTGCAG TGTCTGGATTCTTTTGAAGATGGGCAAGGTGTGTGCTGTTTTTGGAGGATCCCGTGGGAtaggcagagctgtggcagagctcCTGGCGCAGAAGGGCTGCCGCCTGGCCATCCTTGCCAGGAACCTGGACGTGGCCCAGAGCACTGCCCGTCACCTTGGTG CAGGACATCTGGCACTTAGCTGTGATGTATCCAGTGAACAAGAAGTCCAAAAGGCTTTTGAGGAGATGCAGAGGAATTTGGGTCCTATTAACTACTTGGTTAATGCAGCTGGGATCAACAG GGATGGTTTGCTACTGAGAACCAAGACTGAAGATATGATAGCCCAGATTCACACGAACCTTTTGGGAACAATGTTGACATGCAAGGCTGCTCTAAAGGTCATGAttcagcagcagggaggtgctATTGTCAATATAG gGAGTATTGTAGGACTTAAAGGCAACCCTGGTCAAAGTGTGTATAGTGCTACCAAAGCAGGATTAGTTGGATTTTCACGCTCTCTTGCTAAAGAAGTAGCAAAAAAGCAAATTCGAGTCAACGTTGTTGCTCCAG GCTTTATTCACACAGAGATGACAGCTCATTTGGAAGAAGATCAGCTGAAGAAATCAATTCCCCTTGGAAGATTTGGAGAGCCTCATGAAGTTGCACAAGCTGTTGTCTTTCTTCTAGAATCCCCATATATTACAGGGAGTGTTCTGGTTGTAGATGGAGGCTTGCAGCTTATGACCTAA